The Spirosoma radiotolerans genome has a window encoding:
- a CDS encoding dihydrofolate reductase family protein — MRKIISLMHISLDGFVAGPNGEMNWINVNEEIFDHIDKRIQKSNTALYGRVTYQMMENYWPTAGENPTASKHDIDHSRWYKNVHKVVLSKTMKDAGLTNTTIISDNLVDNINEIKQQAGHEILLFGSPSATHSLMQQQLIDGYCLLINPIILGQGVPLFAGVGDKTKLHLLTSRQFACGVTELNYSVDRE, encoded by the coding sequence ATGAGAAAGATAATTTCATTGATGCACATCTCCCTTGACGGTTTTGTTGCAGGACCGAACGGCGAAATGAACTGGATTAACGTTAATGAGGAAATTTTTGATCATATCGACAAGCGGATACAGAAAAGCAATACTGCATTATACGGCCGAGTAACTTATCAAATGATGGAAAACTATTGGCCTACCGCAGGCGAAAATCCCACCGCGTCCAAGCATGACATTGACCATTCAAGGTGGTATAAAAACGTTCATAAAGTTGTTTTATCAAAAACAATGAAAGACGCGGGTTTGACGAATACAACAATTATTAGTGATAATCTGGTAGACAACATAAATGAAATAAAGCAACAGGCTGGTCATGAAATACTGCTTTTCGGTAGCCCATCAGCGACCCATTCACTTATGCAACAGCAATTAATTGACGGCTACTGTTTATTGATTAATCCGATTATTCTTGGACAAGGCGTGCCACTTTTTGCAGGTGTTGGGGACAAAACAAAACTGCACCTATTGACTAGTCGGCAATTTGCCTGCGGGGTAACTGAACTGAATTATTCAGTGGATAGAGAATAA
- a CDS encoding LytR/AlgR family response regulator transcription factor produces the protein MQKIACLIIEDEPLAAEILEEYISQMPSLHLANICSDAIQAIDILKNTPVDIIFLDIHLPKLKGLDFIRAIDFPPKIIITSAYQEYALQGYELNVVDYLLKPIEFKRFVVAANKACQQISDSRVKNNKLLTAERDYLFFNVGKKKEKIVIEEILYIESLREYIKIVTKDRSILTKLSLNLIEEYLLNRNMLRIHRSFIVAMDKIDAFSATDVEIKGKLIPIGRSYKDLVYSHLESFN, from the coding sequence ATGCAAAAAATAGCCTGTCTCATCATTGAGGATGAACCTTTAGCTGCCGAAATTTTAGAAGAATACATTAGCCAAATGCCTTCTTTACACTTGGCTAATATCTGCTCCGACGCGATTCAGGCTATAGATATATTAAAAAATACTCCTGTTGATATTATTTTTCTCGACATTCATTTACCCAAGTTGAAAGGATTAGATTTTATCAGAGCGATTGACTTCCCTCCCAAAATAATCATCACTTCGGCTTATCAGGAATATGCGCTACAAGGTTACGAATTGAATGTAGTAGACTATTTACTTAAACCAATTGAATTTAAGCGATTTGTTGTTGCTGCAAACAAGGCTTGTCAACAAATAAGTGACTCAAGAGTAAAGAATAATAAGTTATTAACCGCTGAAAGAGATTATCTTTTTTTTAATGTGGGTAAGAAAAAAGAAAAAATAGTTATTGAAGAGATTCTTTATATTGAAAGCTTAAGGGAATATATCAAAATTGTAACCAAAGATAGGTCAATACTGACGAAGCTTTCATTAAATCTGATAGAAGAATACCTTCTAAACAGAAATATGCTCCGAATTCACCGTTCCTTTATAGTTGCCATGGATAAAATCGATGCCTTTTCGGCGACGGACGTTGAAATTAAAGGTAAGCTTATTCCAATTGGCAGAAGTTATAAAGACCTGGTCTATTCTCATCTGGAAAGTTTTAATTAA